In Gemmatimonadales bacterium, the sequence CGGCGCCGGCCCCGGCTTCCGCGCGCCGATGCGGACGACTACGAAGCAGGTTCCCACGTACCCCAGCAGGTAGACGATCATCCCCGCCACGAACCACCAGCGCCACCCGCCCTCAAGAAAGAACAGCACCGCCACGGTCCCCGCGGTCCAGCCCACCGTGCGCCGCAGCACTGCCCGCCAGGCGGTGCGGATGGTGTACCAGAGATCGATCACGCTGTAGAGACCGGCCAGGAGCCTGATCCCGAGAAACATCCCGGCGACGAACAGGAGCGCGGCCAACCCGGCATCACGCAACGTCTGCTCCGTTCATTTGAGGATGCGCACCAGGCCGGCATCGCCATCCACCAGCAGGCGATCGCCGGTACGGATCCTGCTGCTGCACTCGGGCACGTCCACCACGCAGGGCAGCCCGAACTCCCGGGCCACCGTCCCGGCGTGGGAGAGGAAGCTGCCTACCTCGACCACCGCCGCACCGGCCATGAGAAACAGCGGCGTCCAGGCCGGGTCGGTGTACGGCGCGACCAGCACCTCGCCCGGCTTCAGCTCGATGTCCTGCGCCGGATCGAGGATCACGCGGGCGATCCCTTCGCAGCGCCCCGAGCTGGCCGACTGTCCACGCAGCACGGTTCCGCCGGCGTCGTCGGTTTCGGCGGTCACGGCCGGTCCCGCCGGCGCGATCCCGATCGTCCGGGGCGGCGTGACCTTGGACAACCGCACGTACTCGCGGCGCCGCTCGGCGATCCTGTCCTCCACATCCAGCCAGCCCAGCGTATCTGCGCGGAGCTTTTCGATCTCGTCCCAGGCGAGATAGAAGATGTCGTCCCGGCACTTGAGCCGCCCCCGGGCGATCAGCTCCGCCTCGAGCCGCAGGATCTTCTTCCGCACGATGTGGGCGGCCATCACCCAGTAGAACCGCGAGTTCTCCCGCAGCGTGGCGAAGTACTTCACGCGATCCGCCACGTAGCGGACCAGCCGCGTGCGAAGCCCCAGCGCCCGCTCGAGCGGGCGATGCGCGAGCCCAGCCTCGATGGTGCGGCGCAGCTCGGCTCTCCGGGCGGCGACCGTTCTCTCGTGTGCGGCGGGATCGGTCTCCACCAGCAGGTAGTTCCGGACCATCCCCAGCACCGGCGCGGGGTCTTCCTCCCAGCGCGGCGACTTGAGCTCGAACTCCTTGAAGGCGCGGTGGCCGAAAACGGCGAGGAAGTCGTCGAACTGCCTCACGAAGTCCGAGGCTTCCGGTGTGGCGCGCAATGCCGGCAGCACGCTTTCCAGCGGATGCTCCACCAGGAGCCGGCGCACCGCATCGATCCGCTTCGCCGCCACGGCGAGCGACCAGATCCGGCGCCCGGTCTCCGCCGAGAGGACCCCTTCGCTCCCGGAGGTCAGGAGGCCGAGGGAGTCGGGCGGGAGATCGGGCAGGTAGCGGCGCAGGATCTTCTTGAGCAGCGCCAGCCAGACGAAGTAGCGTATCGCCGAGGCGTTCACCACCATGGGCTGATCGCCGAGCGGCGCGGACAACGTTCCGATCAGCGACGAGCCGATGAACAGCTCGCGCCACGTTTCCAGCACGCCGAAGCCCTGGTCGCGGTCCACCGACTCCGCGCGGCGCCGGAACCCGTCCATGAAATCATGCGGAAGGTGCGCGCTCCTGGCGTAGACGTTGGACATCGCCAGGGAGACGGCCAGGCCGACCACAACGGTCACGGGTAACCGCGCCGGCGCGATCCTCAGCTCCGCCGGAAGCCCCTCGCCGCTCAGGTAGAGCAGTTGGGCAAGCTGCGGGTCGGTGAGCTTGAACGGCACCAGGAGTCTGACCTTGTCCAGGTCGAAGTACACGCGCCCGCCGATGAGCACGAAGACGCCGGCGGCAGGCATCTGGAGCAGGAGGTTCGCCGCGAGCGGAGTCAGCGGGTCGGTGAAGTTCTCGACCAGCGGCTTGAAGAGGACGTACTTGCCGCCGCGCTCGTTGCGGCAGAATTCCTTTCGTCCGGCCACCGTGACCGGGCGGGACTGGAGCAGGTGGACCTGTCCGTCCGTGACGG encodes:
- a CDS encoding PEP-utilizing enzyme; protein product: VTDGQVHLLQSRPVTVAGRKEFCRNERGGKYVLFKPLVENFTDPLTPLAANLLLQMPAAGVFVLIGGRVYFDLDKVRLLVPFKLTDPQLAQLLYLSGEGLPAELRIAPARLPVTVVVGLAVSLAMSNVYARSAHLPHDFMDGFRRRAESVDRDQGFGVLETWRELFIGSSLIGTLSAPLGDQPMVVNASAIRYFVWLALLKKILRRYLPDLPPDSLGLLTSGSEGVLSAETGRRIWSLAVAAKRIDAVRRLLVEHPLESVLPALRATPEASDFVRQFDDFLAVFGHRAFKEFELKSPRWEEDPAPVLGMVRNYLLVETDPAAHERTVAARRAELRRTIEAGLAHRPLERALGLRTRLVRYVADRVKYFATLRENSRFYWVMAAHIVRKKILRLEAELIARGRLKCRDDIFYLAWDEIEKLRADTLGWLDVEDRIAERRREYVRLSKVTPPRTIGIAPAGPAVTAETDDAGGTVLRGQSASSGRCEGIARVILDPAQDIELKPGEVLVAPYTDPAWTPLFLMAGAAVVEVGSFLSHAGTVAREFGLPCVVDVPECSSRIRTGDRLLVDGDAGLVRILK